The sequence below is a genomic window from Pongo abelii isolate AG06213 chromosome 12, NHGRI_mPonAbe1-v2.0_pri, whole genome shotgun sequence.
CGCTGGCAAAGCGCATTTTCCAGCACAAGCTGTTGGGGTGTGGGGCTGGCGAGTGAGGGAAAACAAGAGGGTGGCGCGCCCACCATTAGCGTCTGTGCAGCCTCACCTGCGCCGCGGGTTGGTCTCAGCCGGATCCTGCAGCCCTCATCGAGCAAAGGCTGGGCGCGGCGCCCCCACTGCCGGGGAGGGAAGAGGCTGGAAGAACGCAACAGGCCCAGGCTGTGCCGGGCGGGGAGCCTCGGCAGGCAGCTGCACCCCCAGCCCCAGAGGGCTGGGGAAGGCCGGGCCGACCAGCAGACGGAAAGGGTGGCGCTAAGTCGCCTTCAAGCCCGCACGGCTCTCCCGGCCTTTCCTCCTGTCCTCAGAGTCAGCTCCCCCGCCCGGGACGTCCCGCGCCACTCCGCGCCTTTGGCCCTCGCTCAAGGTCTTGTGATGTGATTAGCAAAGCCAGCGCCTTGTCCTCAGACACTCAGCCCTGCCCGGCAGGCCCCGGCGCTCAAGCCCTGTTTACTGAGCctgggcggggagggggcggagAAACGAGCCCGGGCTCCACCGGCAAGACTGCCGCGGCGGCCGCCCGCgtggccacccccacccccacccccacccccaccgcgaCTCCACGTGCAGTCCGGCTGGAGCCGCCACCGACTGGACGCAGGCCCCGAGCCCCCGCCTCCTGGCCGGGGCACCCTTTGCAAACCCGCCAGGCCGCGGGGATGGTGGCGATATTCTGGCATTTTGCAATTCCCGCGCCCAGCACAAAACCGAAGGTGGGAGCTAAAAGCTCCACAGGTCCGCCTCGGAAAACAGGGCAGGGAAAGACACGTCCAGGGCTGCAGAATCCCGGCCACGCTAAACGTACCGGGGCTCTCCGACCGCGCAGCCCCAGAGGAGGAGAGCTTGCCTTCCCGCCGCCACCCGGCGGCATCCACTGGGGCCGAGCGCTACATGCCACACCGGCCTCCGGGGCCGCCGGCCCCGCCCGGAGGCCTCCCGCCCCCTCCCCCGGAGGAAAAAAATTGGCGGCGGCCAATGGGAGGCCGGGAAGGCGCCTGACGTCCGCGAGCGGGCGGGCGGCGTTGCCTGGAGACCCCGGCGGGGGCCGAGTTCTGTCCCCACCCCCGGCGCGCCCGCCCCGCCGCAGCCGCACTCCCGGGCTCTATATAGGGCGCGCGCTCGCGGGCCGCCGAGTTCCAGCAGTCCGCGAGCTGCCGTCGGCTCCGCGGGGGGGGCGGGCCGGGCACCCCGGGGCGCGGAGGAGCGCTCCTCGCTTCTCTCCTTCCCCCCTGCCGCACTCCGCCGGACCCTCCCGCCGGCCCGCGCCGCTGCCCTCGCCCTCTCCTCTCGCCCCCCGGCAAACTTTcggcccctccccgcccctcgcCCGTTATTCGTCGTGGCTCAAGCCCGGCCACGCCGCCCCAAGGGCTCCTCCCGATCTCCCGGCCTGCCGCTCCGGCCACTGCGGGATCCAGAAACATGTCGACCACACTTCTGTCCGCCTTCTACGATGTCGACTTCTTGTGCAAGGTACGCCGGGGAGCGGGCCGGGCCGGCAGCAGCCGTTCTAGTTCTTGGACTTTGCCTCTGTCCCCAGGTCCTGGGGGACGCCCCTCCCGCCCTGCCTTTTAGGTCGGGAAAGTCCCGGGGTTTGCAAAACAGTGTGCGAGCGCCCTGGAGGCGGGGAGGGCGGCAAGGAGGGCGCCGGTGTCGCGGTTGAGTTTCTCCACTGCCGACCGCGGCCACGCTGCCCGGGGCTTCCCGGACAGGCTTTGCGCCGCCCACCTCGGCGGCCGGGGCGGAGGATCACGTGTCGAAACCCAGCGCGGCCCACGGTGGGCGTCCTCCCCGCTCCCGCTCCTTCCAGCAAGATCTCGCTGGTTTTGCGCGTGTATAGGTGGAGGGTGGAGGCCGAGTTGGGATCCGCCaagagtgggggaaaaaaaaggaaaagaatcaggCTGGGAGTTCCTCTGCGGCTCGCCCCGAGTCTGTCTTCCCCTTCCGTTTTTCATTCCTTCCCCGCTCCCCTCCCTTTGGCAGACGGAGAAATCCCTGGCCAACCTCAACCTGAACAACATGCTGGACAAGAAGGCGGTGGGGACGCCCGTGGCCGCCGCCCCCAGCTCGGGCTTCGCGCCGGGCTTCCTCCGACGGCACTCGGCCAGCAACCTGCATGCACTCGCCCACCCCGCGCCCAGCCCCGGCAGCTGCTCGCCCAAGTTCCCGGGCGCCGCTAACGGCAGCAGCTGCGGCAGCGCGGCGGCCGGCGGCCCGACCTCCTACGGCACCCTTAAGGAGCCGTCGGGGGGCGGCGGCACAGCCCTGCTCAACAAGGAGAACAAATTCCGGGACCGCTCGTTCAGTGAGAACGGCGACCGCAGCCAGCACCTCCTGCACCTGCAGCAACAGCAGAAGGGGGGCGGCGGCTCCCAGATCAACTCCACGCGCTACAAGACCGAGCTGTGCCGGCCCTTCGAGGAGAGCGGCACGTGCAAGTACGGTGAAAAGTGCCAGTTCGCGCATGGCTTCCACGAGCTGCGCAGCCTGACTCGCCATCCGAAGTACAAGACCGAGCTGTGCCGCACCTTCCACACCATCGGCTTCTGCCCCTACGGGCCGCGCTGCCACTTCATCCACAACGCGGACGAGCGGCGGCCCGCGCCGTCGGGGGGCGCCTCCGGGGACCTGCGTGCCTTTGGCACGCGCGATGCGCTGCACCTGGGCTTCCCGCGGGAGCCGCGGCCCAAGCTGCACCACAGCCTCAGCTTCTCGGGCTTCCCGTCGGGCCACCATCAGCCCCCGGGCGGCCTCGAGTCGCCGCTGCTGCTCGACAGCCCCACGTCGCGCACTCCGCCGCCGCCCTCCTGCTCTTCGGCGTCGTCCtgctcctcctccgcctcctcctgtTCTTCGGCCTCCGCGGCCTCCACGCCCTCGGGCGCCCCGACATGCTGCGCCTCCGCGGCGGCCGCGGCTGCGGCCGCTCTGCTGTACGGCACCGGGGGCGCCGAGGACCTGCTGGCGCCGGGGGCCCCGTGCGCGGCCTGCTCGTCGGCCTCGTGCGCCAACAACGCCTTCGCCTTCGGCCCGGAGCTCAGCAGCCTCATCACGCCGCTCGCCATCCAGACCCACAACTTTGCCGCCGTGGCCGCCGCCGCCTACTACCGcagtcagcagcagcagcagcagggcctGGCGCCCCCCGCGCAGCCCCCGGCGCCGCCCAGCGCGACCCTCCCCGCCGGGGCCGCTGCACCTCCCTCGCCACCCTTCAGCTTCCAGCTGCCGCGCCGTCTGTCCGACTCGCCCGTGTTCGACGCGCCCCCCAGCCCCCCGGACTCGCTGTCGGACCGCGACAGCTACCTGAGCGGCTCCCTGAGCTCCGGCAGCCTCAGCGGCTCCGAGTCTCCCAGCCTCGACCCCGGCCGCCGCCTGCCAATCTTCAGCCGCCTCTCCATCTCCGACGACTGAGGCAAGAGGGCGCCagtgaggaggaagggaaggcggCTCAGAGATGTTGGAGGACACCCCTCGCCATCTCGCCCTTGCTGGGGGCACGGGAGTTGGGGGGTGACATGGGCCCCAGGCAGACTGCAAGCCCGACCGAGCACTTGGACTCGAACTCTGTGCCGGGAGGGGCCCCCACCCCTCCTTTTTCGGTTTCctcttgggtttttttggtttttttttttattattattacgaAGTTTAATTCTTTTTGAGCAAAAAAGTCGAGAAACTTTTTCTATTGAACAAAATATTCACAACAGGGCAGTTGTGATACgaatagaacaacaacaaaaaaaaacacttaaactTTTTTAGGACTCCGATGAGTTTGGGACTTCAGGAAAAATCAACCCAGCACCAGCAGCTACCAACCACCATTCCATCTCTTCACTTGAACAGCATTAGTTAAGTCCAGATGTGGGAACCCTTCTCGTGGAAGAAGTTCCTAATTGTGTGTCTCAGACCGGTGTAAACAAACCAGCCAGCCGCCACCTTGCTTAAACCTATAAGCTTTTTAGAATCCAGTATTCTGCCAAGAATATGCCTTGATAGTTAGCCCTCAGCCcataggtgttttttgttttttaacagaatTATATATGTCTGGGGGTGAAAAAACCCTTGCATTCCAAAGGTCCATACTGGTTACTGGTTTCATTGCCACCACTTAGTGGATGTTAGTTTAGAACCATTTTGTCTGCTCCCTCTGGAAGCCTTGCGCAGAGCTTACTTTGTAATTGTTGGAGAATAACTGCTGAATTTTTAGCTGTTTTGAGTTgattcgcaccactgcaccacaactcaatatgaaaaaaactatttaacttatttattatcTTGTGAAAAGTATACAATGAAAATTTTGTTCATACTGTATTTATCAAGTATGATGAAAAGCAATagatatatattcttttattatgttaaattatgATTGCCATTATTAATCGGCAAAATGTGGAGTGTATGTTCTTTTCACAGTAATATATGCCTTTTGTAACTTCACTTGgttattttattgtaaatgagtacaaaattcttaatttaagagattgtatgtaatatttatttcattaatttctttccttgtttACGTAAATTTTGAAAGATTGCATGATTTCTTGACAGAAATCTATCTTGATGCTGTGGAAGTAGTTTGAGGAACATCCTATGAGTTTTCTTAGAATGTATAAAGGTTGTAGCCCATCcaacttgaaagaaaaaaatgaccacATACTTTGCAATCAGGCTGAAATGTGGCATGCTTTTCTAATTCCAACTTTATAAACTAGCAAAAAAGTGTTTGCTTATTCCACCAGTTCTACTGTGACATACTCGAGTATAAACACATGTAGCAATAACGGGGAGTGGGGGGGAGTCTCACAGTGCCTTTGGAAGGGCCAGAACTTGCCTTAAATCTTCCTCAACCAAATAAGTATTTTATTAGTGCTTGAGAGAATCTGAATGTAGGATGGGTTCAACTGCACAAAAGGAAAAGATTTTTACCACTTTTTTTATATAGATATAAAGTGAAGCAACCGCCTCTTAGTGCTGAAATATGTAGTACATGAATATGCCTTGTTTAATTACAGAAGATTCCAaaacttgtactttttttttttttccgtgtagaaaggaatgtctccTAAGCTTTCCTGGACAGCAGATGAATGAGCGGTAGCTTTAGTTTGTACGTAGGTACAGTTGGAGCACTATATGTACTCTCTGGACTACTTTGGACAGAAGTAGGTTTTTGAATGTAACAAGATAAGTCAACTTGAGTTGTAATATATTTTGGGGAATCAGTTCACTACAAATTGTGACTGTAAACATTGTACTgtaaatgttttgtagttttcccccAATAaaatttttgggaaaaaaaggtATTAACATGTAAgagctttctttttaaacaggAATGTCTAGCTTTCTAGCTTCCCAGCTAACCATGTCTGCCATTCCCCAGGTCTTGGCATGGTGGGGGAGGACTTGGAGAGCTGGCAGAGCCAGAGTTCAGAAGAGCCTGCGTCCTCTCAGCCCGTATATATTTTATAAGCAAGTTCTTCTAACTGAAAGAAAGTAATTATTCGGACTGTCAAGGGCATTAGCTAGCTGTTCCCTTTGGTAATAAGATGCATCCCAGAGTTGGCTGGCTGGTAGCAGGGCCTGGCCGGGAGGCCTGAAGGGGTGTGGCCTGCCTGTGAGTCACTGAGTGGATCATGTGGCTGCGGTAGCAGCTGAGGGTCCGATTTTTTGCTGGGAAACAGAACTGcttgggtggggaaggggaggaggatcTTTCTGCAGCCGGTGGCCTGCCAGGCCTGAGTGCTGAGCTGGAGGTGGAGAGTGAGGCCAGGCTTTTTCTGGGTCGGAGAACTGGAGTTTTGCCTGGATTTTGGAAAGCCTGGTATGTCCTTGTGGACAGGGTGGAGGGGAAGATTAAACAGGTTAAACTTATATCTGGGTGATGTTTGCTTATGCGAACAACTTCCTCTGGGAATGAACACATACAAGTTATTTATGCGAAAAAGATTTCTTGTGTGTGCTTTAGAGGACTGTAACTGACCAGAAAGCAAATTCAACTCAGGTCtctagaaaaaggaaggaaaaaaagacattgaTTTGCCTGCTGATTTTGCAAACAGTTGAACAAAATCTTACTATAGTGACTCTGGCTGTTTCTAACTTTAAAACAATCACTTTAGGAACTTAAGTTGGGTTCATAAATCAATTCATGTTTCTTCTCCACCGCCGTCCCCCATACACACAGTTCAGACACTTTCCAAAGTAGGTAAGAGACTTAGCAGTAGTTTGCTTTCTCATATACAACAGCTGGGCTCCATCAACAATCCTCGCATCCCCGCTACCTCCCAGGCCCTGCCTTAGCCAGGGTCTCTGGTGACTCACAGCTGAGCATGGAGGGGAAGGGGCAGTCTGGTGGATACGCCAGGCCTGGGGCAGCTGTTTCACGTTAACGATGATTGCACTGGCGTTAACTGGAGCGTTTTGGTGCTTGTTGCATTGTTGCATGCTGCCAAAGGGGATGGGAAACAGTTTCAAGGTTCTCCCAGATGCCAGTCCCTGACTGAAGGCCTCAGCAGCGGGGGAGGGGAAGCCCGAGGCCAAGGAGGGCTCAGGAGGGGCGAAGACTGCAGGCTCTCTGGCCCCTACACCATAAAGAATGTGCAGTGGGGAGGAAAAGTCTAAAATGTGGTGCTATTTAGGTTAAGCTGCATTTCAAAGGCCTtgtttccacttcattcctcaaCTTATTTTTCTAAACAAGTACTTTTGATCAGCTGGAATGTTGGGGTAAGccacattcatttttaaaaactggtttgTTTGAAAAGCCCAACTGTTAGGATCTGAAGTTTTGTATCGCAGATCCAGTGGAGCATGGAAAGCTACGGGGGGATCTTTCAGAAATTTCCTCTTGCCGCAGATCAATGGAGGGTACTAGGTCATTGTCTTCCTGCAGCACCTGGAaattaacagcaaaaaaaaaacctctaccgTTGCTTGATCACCCTTAGAaaagttttcttgtaaattaaggAAATAGAAGTAAAGATTGCAAGTAATGACAAACCAAAATTCCCATCCCGGACTGTTAAGACTGAGTTGCACTTAGAAACTACGGGAGAGAAAATTCCTCCGTAGTCAGTTGTGAAAATGAGCCCAGAATGTGATGGTGTTTAGAATGTCTTCATCGTGGCGTTTCCACTGGATGTCTGAAGACCGAGGTATTTTTTAAGCAGCCCAATTAGTGTGTGCCACCTTCTAACTTATTTCAGAGAAAGGATGTGTGCATGTACACATTTTCCACCCCTCATGCTGTCTGAATCTACTGCTGGGtgtgtaaa
It includes:
- the ZFP36L2 gene encoding mRNA decay activator protein ZFP36L2, producing the protein MSTTLLSAFYDVDFLCKTEKSLANLNLNNMLDKKAVGTPVAAAPSSGFAPGFLRRHSASNLHALAHPAPSPGSCSPKFPGAANGSSCGSAAAGGPTSYGTLKEPSGGGGTALLNKENKFRDRSFSENGDRSQHLLHLQQQQKGGGGSQINSTRYKTELCRPFEESGTCKYGEKCQFAHGFHELRSLTRHPKYKTELCRTFHTIGFCPYGPRCHFIHNADERRPAPSGGASGDLRAFGTRDALHLGFPREPRPKLHHSLSFSGFPSGHHQPPGGLESPLLLDSPTSRTPPPPSCSSASSCSSSASSCSSASAASTPSGAPTCCASAAAAAAAALLYGTGGAEDLLAPGAPCAACSSASCANNAFAFGPELSSLITPLAIQTHNFAAVAAAAYYRSQQQQQQGLAPPAQPPAPPSATLPAGAAAPPSPPFSFQLPRRLSDSPVFDAPPSPPDSLSDRDSYLSGSLSSGSLSGSESPSLDPGRRLPIFSRLSISDD